A genomic window from Levilactobacillus yonginensis includes:
- a CDS encoding DUF1097 domain-containing protein — MKISRKVWLDSIGVGLFTLVYSVVMGSLSLWMGSAAFVAVSYFFGAGFPKDKIWNILVSFALGIAWGLIAFRLLQVPGMDELWPSAIMFGLLTFIVLFLQGTIMKFTIVPAWLIAWGTTMLIITNVPVHHWALFVGQLYGSMLLGIFLIGYASDYFNQIMARLLPAKDTSEEAPADSAEED; from the coding sequence ATGAAAATTAGTAGAAAAGTCTGGTTGGATTCAATTGGGGTGGGATTGTTCACTCTCGTTTATAGTGTCGTCATGGGTAGTCTTTCCCTCTGGATGGGCTCCGCCGCTTTCGTTGCGGTCTCCTACTTTTTCGGCGCTGGCTTCCCTAAAGATAAGATTTGGAATATCTTGGTGAGCTTTGCCTTGGGCATTGCTTGGGGGTTAATCGCCTTTCGTCTGCTCCAAGTACCAGGAATGGACGAACTGTGGCCAAGCGCCATCATGTTTGGCCTCCTGACGTTCATCGTGCTATTCCTGCAAGGAACGATTATGAAGTTCACGATTGTTCCCGCTTGGCTGATTGCCTGGGGAACGACCATGTTGATCATTACCAACGTTCCCGTCCATCACTGGGCCCTGTTCGTGGGCCAACTCTACGGCTCTATGTTGCTGGGAATTTTTCTGATCGGTTACGCATCAGATTACTTCAACCAGATTATGGCACGGCTTCTTCCAGCAAAGGATACGTCTGAAGAAGCCCCCGCGGATTCCGCCGAAGAAGACTAG
- a CDS encoding DUF2798 domain-containing protein yields the protein MPKNFKEELLFTAVMAGLMVLVMAGYNIALADGFSNHFIREVLTGYPLALIVAAICDLGIIGPGVKYIFFHFIINDYMKKKQIRIALTISVMMVAGMVTLMSLFGMVVTQNFGGNFFLTYLHTWVFNLFMALPLQLLIVGPIARAILGAVQKRTSPAETPTEPESIKN from the coding sequence ATGCCAAAAAATTTTAAAGAAGAACTACTTTTCACCGCCGTCATGGCTGGCCTCATGGTCTTAGTCATGGCTGGCTACAACATCGCCTTAGCCGACGGATTTTCAAATCACTTCATTCGTGAAGTGCTGACTGGCTATCCATTGGCCCTAATTGTCGCCGCAATCTGCGACTTGGGCATCATCGGCCCTGGTGTTAAATACATCTTTTTCCACTTTATCATCAACGATTACATGAAAAAGAAACAGATCCGCATCGCCCTCACCATCTCCGTAATGATGGTGGCCGGGATGGTTACTCTGATGTCGCTCTTCGGGATGGTCGTTACCCAAAACTTTGGTGGTAACTTCTTCCTGACCTACTTGCACACCTGGGTCTTCAACCTCTTCATGGCGTTACCTTTACAGCTTTTAATCGTTGGACCCATCGCTCGCGCTATCCTAGGTGCTGTCCAAAAACGGACCTCACCAGCCGAAACGCCAACTGAACCAGAATCTATTAAAAATTAA
- a CDS encoding N-acetylmuramoyl-L-alanine amidase: MKKWTFGLVAGLMLLLPLTLATTTTTTANAATKTTTTKTKPKTKAKKHYLIVMGHGAGDPGARGNGTTEATFLRKHMLPQLRKYAKEVKNSKITFYNPKKNLVSDTLYHHKGSYKINKKTTVIMFHLDAPAGHGGHVIIHKKHPTARDKRLAKVIKKYVGLNRAYNGYSFRTNLRNCNVLRKRGIDYSLVESGFITNRTDVKHLKKHMAKIAKSDIEAITNERIK; the protein is encoded by the coding sequence ATGAAAAAATGGACTTTCGGTCTCGTTGCGGGGCTCATGTTACTGTTACCACTAACGCTAGCAACGACGACCACAACCACCGCCAACGCGGCTACCAAAACAACCACGACTAAAACCAAACCCAAGACCAAGGCTAAGAAACATTACCTGATCGTCATGGGCCACGGTGCTGGTGATCCCGGGGCTCGCGGTAATGGCACCACCGAGGCAACTTTTCTGCGAAAGCACATGCTACCACAGTTAAGAAAGTATGCTAAGGAAGTTAAAAACAGTAAAATCACTTTCTATAATCCCAAGAAAAACTTGGTGAGTGATACCTTGTATCACCACAAGGGTTCCTACAAGATTAACAAGAAGACGACCGTCATCATGTTCCACTTAGATGCACCAGCCGGTCACGGGGGCCACGTAATCATTCACAAGAAGCACCCGACGGCTCGTGATAAGCGTCTGGCCAAAGTCATTAAGAAGTACGTTGGGTTAAACCGCGCTTATAACGGCTATAGTTTCCGAACAAACCTTCGAAACTGCAACGTTCTGCGTAAGCGGGGCATTGATTACAGTCTAGTTGAGTCTGGTTTTATTACGAATAGAACCGACGTCAAACATTTGAAGAAGCACATGGCCAAGATTGCCAAATCAGACATCGAAGCCATCACAAACGAACGAATCAAGTAG
- a CDS encoding multidrug efflux SMR transporter has protein sequence MPYMYLGIAIMGELVGTNLLKAAAGFTRFGPALGALGAYALCFYFLSLAMKNIDLNVAYAIWAGIGIVITTFVSMTYWHEPINQASVLGIALVVAGVVILNLYGPGN, from the coding sequence ATGCCGTACATGTACTTAGGCATTGCAATTATGGGAGAACTTGTTGGAACAAACTTACTCAAGGCAGCAGCTGGCTTCACTCGCTTCGGTCCTGCCCTGGGCGCATTAGGAGCGTACGCCCTATGCTTCTATTTTCTATCACTAGCAATGAAGAATATTGATCTAAACGTTGCCTACGCCATCTGGGCCGGGATTGGCATCGTCATCACCACGTTTGTTTCCATGACTTATTGGCATGAACCAATTAACCAAGCAAGTGTGTTGGGCATTGCATTAGTTGTTGCCGGTGTGGTCATCCTCAACCTGTACGGTCCAGGAAATTAA
- a CDS encoding SDR family NAD(P)-dependent oxidoreductase yields MTETVVILGAGAGFGLAIARAFGQQGQHPVLVARNENRLQQMSDDLRNDGITADWLAADAGDANQTNAMFNQIMQRWGIPQTFVYNVADTSLDDPLTTPTERIARSFDLNVLGAIRTARQFIALAPRDSSRNILITGGGAALNPTKDTTTLSLTKAALRSYTQSLAAELAGTGIYVGLITIQGISDTSEAMAPKNVAQTYVQAAAERQHSEIRYPAGEQSTSEFDDLKALVNEPTKLQAFLKDHPGAADFLRKHPNFLQK; encoded by the coding sequence ATGACAGAAACTGTAGTGATTTTGGGGGCCGGTGCTGGCTTTGGCTTAGCCATTGCCCGTGCTTTTGGCCAACAGGGGCAGCATCCCGTGCTGGTAGCCCGCAACGAAAACCGGCTCCAACAAATGAGTGACGATCTACGAAATGACGGTATCACCGCCGATTGGCTGGCCGCTGATGCCGGCGACGCCAACCAAACAAATGCCATGTTTAACCAAATCATGCAACGTTGGGGTATTCCCCAAACCTTCGTCTACAATGTAGCCGACACTTCGTTGGATGATCCGCTAACTACGCCGACGGAAAGAATCGCCCGGTCCTTTGATTTGAACGTCCTCGGTGCTATCCGCACAGCGCGCCAGTTCATTGCGTTAGCCCCAAGGGATAGTTCCCGTAACATTCTGATTACCGGTGGCGGGGCTGCTCTGAATCCAACCAAGGATACCACCACATTATCCCTAACCAAGGCCGCATTACGCAGTTACACCCAGTCCTTAGCTGCCGAATTGGCAGGCACCGGGATTTACGTAGGCTTAATTACCATCCAGGGAATCTCGGACACCAGTGAAGCCATGGCTCCTAAGAATGTGGCCCAGACTTACGTTCAAGCCGCTGCCGAGCGTCAGCATAGTGAAATACGCTACCCTGCTGGCGAGCAGTCCACCTCGGAGTTTGACGACTTAAAGGCATTAGTTAATGAACCGACCAAACTTCAAGCATTTTTAAAAGACCATCCCGGTGCCGCAGATTTTCTACGCAAGCATCCAAATTTTTTACAAAAATGA
- the aldA gene encoding aldehyde dehydrogenase, with amino-acid sequence MAQNSVALKHYQMYINGEFKDSSSGNLITVINPATGAPISTVPSATLEETRAAIDAAYEAQKSWKKVPAATRGQYLHDVATEIRQEADHLIEMLQEEQGKIKSLATTEILFSADYFDYMASASRTYEGEILQSDNANENIMIDKQPIGVAAGILPWNFPFFLIARKMGPALVTGNTIVMKPSSDTPNLGLEFGKICEKVGIPKGVVNIVTGPGAVIGDELSKNKKIGIISLTGSVNSGKRVMAAAATHMAKVSLELGGKAPAIVCKDADIDLAVQSIIDSRVDNNGQLCNNCERVYVQESIADKFTKELAQKMAAVTVGDPMAHEDIGMGPLINQAALDKVSGMVDRAVAAGGKLETGGHVVKIAKGFYFEPTVISGVKQDSEIVQDEIFGPVLPVLTFKTLDDAIEMANDSDFGLTSSIFTENIDNAMRASRELEDGETYINRFNFEAMNGSHSGWKESGIGGDDGKHGIEEFLNTHVIYLQGHPEKAQG; translated from the coding sequence ATGGCTCAAAATTCTGTTGCTTTAAAGCACTATCAAATGTACATCAATGGTGAATTCAAGGATTCTTCATCTGGCAATCTCATTACCGTGATCAACCCCGCTACTGGCGCACCAATTTCAACAGTTCCCAGTGCAACATTAGAGGAAACGCGTGCAGCAATTGATGCCGCTTACGAAGCTCAGAAGTCCTGGAAGAAGGTTCCTGCTGCAACGCGTGGCCAATACTTACACGACGTTGCCACAGAAATTCGGCAGGAAGCCGATCACCTGATTGAAATGCTCCAAGAAGAACAAGGCAAAATCAAGTCTTTAGCCACCACTGAAATTCTCTTCTCAGCTGACTACTTCGACTATATGGCCAGTGCTTCACGGACCTACGAAGGTGAAATTCTACAATCTGACAACGCTAACGAAAATATCATGATCGACAAACAGCCAATTGGCGTCGCTGCTGGTATCTTGCCTTGGAACTTCCCATTCTTCCTGATTGCGCGGAAGATGGGTCCGGCCTTGGTAACTGGGAATACCATTGTGATGAAGCCTAGTTCCGACACACCAAACTTGGGCTTGGAATTTGGTAAAATCTGTGAAAAGGTTGGTATTCCTAAAGGCGTTGTTAACATCGTTACCGGTCCCGGAGCCGTCATTGGTGATGAACTTTCCAAGAACAAGAAGATCGGTATCATTAGTTTGACTGGTTCCGTGAACTCCGGAAAGCGGGTCATGGCAGCGGCAGCTACCCACATGGCCAAAGTTTCTCTGGAACTCGGTGGCAAGGCTCCTGCCATTGTCTGCAAGGATGCCGACATCGATTTGGCCGTACAATCCATCATTGATTCTCGGGTCGATAACAACGGACAACTTTGCAACAACTGTGAACGCGTTTACGTTCAGGAAAGCATTGCTGACAAATTCACGAAGGAGTTGGCTCAGAAAATGGCTGCCGTCACAGTTGGCGATCCAATGGCGCACGAAGACATTGGCATGGGTCCGCTGATTAACCAAGCTGCACTGGACAAAGTATCTGGCATGGTTGATCGAGCTGTTGCGGCCGGCGGCAAACTAGAAACTGGTGGCCACGTAGTCAAGATTGCCAAGGGCTTCTACTTTGAACCAACGGTTATCAGTGGTGTTAAGCAAGACTCTGAAATCGTCCAAGATGAAATTTTTGGCCCCGTTCTGCCAGTCTTAACCTTCAAGACGCTGGATGACGCCATTGAAATGGCCAACGACAGTGACTTTGGTCTGACCTCCTCCATCTTCACCGAAAACATCGACAACGCTATGCGGGCTTCTCGTGAACTAGAAGATGGTGAAACCTACATCAACCGGTTCAACTTTGAAGCCATGAATGGCTCCCACTCCGGCTGGAAAGAATCTGGCATTGGTGGTGATGACGGGAAGCACGGGATCGAAGAATTCCTGAACACTCACGTCATCTATCTGCAAGGTCACCCAGAGAAAGCCCAAGGTTAA
- a CDS encoding NAD(P)-dependent alcohol dehydrogenase translates to MKIQAAVVDKQNADFDIRDDVELADMGPDDIQVHMVASGICHSDEALRTGVAVIDYPIVLGHEGSGIVEKVGPEVTQFKPGDHVVLSFYGCGNCKSCLKGIPTQCENYAANNLSGVRPDGSAHFTEAGHNVADMFDQSSFTSTTVVRERNAVKVDKDLDLRKLGPLGCGYVTGSGTVLNTLKPKPGDTIAVFGTGAVGLAAMMAGRISGCTKVIAIDIVDSRLKLAKELGATDVINSSKVDDVVKAVQDLTGGYGVNYAVDTTGVAAVISNSISALAQGGTSAAIAVTNHHIDLDTWNDLCVNDKKVVGVNMGDSIPQVDIPRLIEFYKLGQFDFDKTEKFYKFSQINEANADSVSGKTIKPVLVIDDSYVPGK, encoded by the coding sequence ATGAAGATTCAAGCTGCAGTTGTTGATAAGCAAAATGCTGATTTTGATATTCGTGATGACGTTGAACTAGCTGACATGGGTCCTGACGACATTCAGGTCCACATGGTTGCCAGTGGGATCTGCCACTCCGACGAAGCCTTACGGACTGGGGTTGCGGTTATCGACTACCCTATCGTGTTAGGTCACGAAGGCTCCGGGATCGTTGAAAAGGTTGGTCCAGAAGTTACCCAATTCAAGCCAGGCGACCATGTCGTCTTGAGCTTCTACGGTTGTGGTAATTGCAAGAGCTGTCTGAAGGGTATTCCAACCCAATGTGAAAACTACGCTGCAAACAACCTATCTGGTGTTCGTCCAGATGGGAGCGCCCACTTCACTGAAGCTGGCCATAACGTTGCCGACATGTTCGACCAAAGTTCCTTCACTTCAACTACGGTCGTTCGTGAACGGAACGCCGTTAAGGTCGACAAGGATTTGGACCTGCGGAAACTCGGGCCTCTAGGTTGTGGCTACGTTACTGGTTCAGGAACTGTTCTGAACACGTTGAAGCCAAAGCCTGGTGACACAATTGCCGTCTTCGGGACTGGTGCCGTTGGATTGGCTGCTATGATGGCCGGTCGGATCTCTGGTTGCACCAAGGTCATTGCCATTGATATCGTGGACTCCCGTTTGAAATTAGCTAAGGAACTCGGCGCAACTGATGTTATCAACAGCAGCAAGGTTGATGACGTTGTCAAAGCCGTCCAAGACTTGACTGGTGGCTATGGTGTCAACTACGCTGTTGATACCACTGGGGTTGCTGCTGTTATCAGTAACTCCATCAGTGCCTTAGCACAAGGTGGGACTTCCGCCGCAATCGCTGTGACGAACCACCACATCGACCTGGATACTTGGAACGACCTCTGTGTCAACGACAAGAAGGTTGTTGGGGTCAACATGGGTGACTCAATTCCTCAAGTTGATATTCCTCGTCTGATTGAATTCTACAAGTTGGGCCAATTTGATTTCGATAAGACTGAAAAGTTCTACAAGTTCAGTCAAATCAACGAAGCCAATGCTGACTCCGTTTCTGGGAAGACCATCAAGCCCGTTCTGGTCATTGATGACAGCTACGTTCCTGGCAAATAA
- a CDS encoding toxin-antitoxin system HicB family antitoxin, which produces MAKEKQKRFLLRMDEDLFQRLSLAADADGRSINAYIVQLLSRAAPHGTWEQRQLIGRSLSGKELDAKSGLVLVAGIYYRYLLEAPEKPDRTASYTITESNGNILTLKKI; this is translated from the coding sequence ATGGCTAAGGAAAAACAAAAGCGGTTTCTATTACGTATGGATGAAGATCTCTTTCAACGTTTATCACTGGCAGCGGACGCCGATGGTCGGAGCATCAACGCCTACATCGTTCAATTGCTCTCCCGGGCAGCACCACACGGGACTTGGGAGCAACGCCAGCTCATTGGTCGCTCATTATCTGGCAAGGAACTAGATGCCAAATCTGGCTTAGTCTTAGTAGCGGGAATTTACTATCGCTACCTACTCGAGGCGCCAGAAAAACCAGACCGAACGGCTAGTTATACCATTACCGAAAGTAACGGTAACATCTTAACGCTTAAAAAAATCTAG
- a CDS encoding SPFH domain-containing protein: MLGIRIVRQNNEGLVETLGKYKHSVTSGIHFYIPGIQKIRTVNLAMTPLALPNYSVITKDNADVSASLTLNYHVTNSVKYQYENTDSVESMAQLVRGHLRDIIGRMELNEALGSTAKINQELATAIGDLTDTYGINVDRTNIDELTPSKAIQSAMDKQLTADRERVAAIAKAEGEAKSIELTTKAKNDALMATATAEATATRTRADAEKYRIDTVNSSLESATKEFFENQSISAFSDLAKSPANVVVVPNDHIADLGQIPAIGAALKSGLVDKTPKPSKK, translated from the coding sequence ATGCTTGGGATTCGAATTGTTCGTCAAAATAATGAAGGTTTAGTTGAAACGTTAGGGAAATACAAGCACAGTGTCACTTCAGGAATTCATTTCTACATTCCTGGTATCCAGAAGATTCGGACGGTCAATCTGGCCATGACACCACTGGCTCTCCCCAACTATTCCGTAATCACCAAGGATAACGCGGATGTCTCCGCTAGCCTGACGTTGAACTATCACGTCACTAATTCCGTGAAATACCAATATGAGAACACCGACTCCGTCGAATCCATGGCCCAACTGGTCCGCGGCCACTTACGAGACATTATCGGTCGCATGGAGTTGAACGAAGCTTTGGGGTCAACTGCCAAGATCAATCAGGAATTAGCCACGGCCATTGGTGATCTGACCGACACATACGGCATCAACGTCGATCGGACCAACATTGACGAATTAACGCCTTCTAAGGCCATCCAGTCCGCGATGGACAAGCAATTAACAGCCGACCGTGAACGGGTGGCCGCCATTGCCAAGGCTGAGGGGGAAGCCAAGTCCATCGAACTGACCACTAAGGCCAAGAACGACGCCCTCATGGCCACGGCCACCGCAGAAGCCACGGCCACCAGAACCCGGGCTGATGCCGAAAAATATCGGATTGATACGGTCAATTCCAGTCTAGAATCCGCCACAAAGGAATTTTTCGAAAACCAATCAATTTCTGCCTTCAGTGATCTAGCTAAGTCCCCTGCCAACGTGGTCGTTGTTCCCAATGATCACATCGCCGACCTGGGTCAAATCCCCGCCATTGGTGCCGCTCTGAAGAGTGGCCTCGTGGATAAGACACCGAAACCCTCGAAAAAATAA
- a CDS encoding MmcQ/YjbR family DNA-binding protein, which translates to MVTRRDIFTYIEDNFGVTPVYMFKDFPKYAALKNRQGKWFGLVMNVPQNKLGLTGTTELEILDVKVDPELASILRDKPGYLAGYHMNKEHWISIILNQTTDAHSLFQLLDGSYEFVTNK; encoded by the coding sequence ATGGTCACACGACGAGATATTTTCACTTACATCGAAGATAACTTTGGGGTCACTCCCGTCTATATGTTCAAAGATTTTCCCAAATATGCCGCCCTCAAAAATCGACAAGGAAAGTGGTTCGGTCTGGTCATGAACGTTCCTCAGAATAAATTGGGACTCACGGGGACCACAGAACTCGAGATTCTCGACGTAAAAGTTGATCCCGAACTGGCCAGTATTCTCCGTGACAAACCGGGCTACTTAGCTGGCTACCACATGAATAAGGAACACTGGATCAGCATCATTTTGAATCAAACTACCGACGCCCACAGTCTCTTCCAACTACTCGATGGCAGTTACGAGTTTGTTACTAATAAATGA
- a CDS encoding peptide ABC transporter substrate-binding protein, with protein sequence MMSLHNHKKALLLCSGIILVGGIFAITAHSKSTKTAVSQDLNLYQTAPITSLDVAKITDSVSSNALSQVGEGLYRLNANSEAENALATKTTVRDSGHQYTIDLRHDGKWSNGQPVTAQDFVYSWERTLNPKSKSEFTYQFANIKNANAIAAGKKAPSTLGVKAVGKYQLQITLSQPADYFKKMLASTTYYPLNKKAVDKYGKQYGSSAATTVYNGPFVLTNWNGTSDTWTLKKNATYAAAKSVKLKQISYKVIKSSTTSYNLYQSKKLDAVTLDGEQTTQNKNNPDLRSVSQGRIGFIQYNQKDKVAANRDLRTAISLAINRQQLTTKVLKNGSQPAKTFAIKNMLKNPKTGNDFTADAKVKDTVDYNPTLAKKLYQQALKQLGKKSASVTITCGDDDASQNMAEFIQSALSSKLGLKVHVQAMPFTSMLSNVSKGNFQLNLTSWSMDYADPIQSLQILESTNNSNMGHYDSKAYDQALNASEGRDALKSTARYADLVKAAQTAAKDQAVTPLYEGRTGILVNPKIKGVVYNKFNGSADYTHAYVSD encoded by the coding sequence ATGATGAGTTTACACAACCACAAGAAAGCCCTATTACTTTGTAGCGGAATTATCCTAGTTGGTGGCATCTTCGCCATCACCGCTCACTCAAAATCAACGAAAACCGCAGTTTCTCAGGACTTGAACCTGTACCAGACGGCCCCCATCACCAGCCTCGACGTTGCCAAAATTACCGACAGCGTTTCTAGCAACGCCCTCAGCCAAGTTGGCGAAGGACTTTACCGACTCAACGCCAATAGTGAAGCTGAGAATGCGTTGGCTACCAAGACGACTGTTCGTGACAGCGGCCATCAGTACACCATTGACCTGCGCCACGATGGGAAATGGAGCAACGGTCAACCAGTAACGGCACAGGACTTCGTTTATTCCTGGGAACGGACGCTGAACCCGAAATCTAAGTCGGAGTTCACCTACCAATTTGCCAATATTAAAAACGCAAATGCCATCGCAGCCGGTAAAAAAGCCCCCTCAACGCTAGGCGTCAAGGCTGTCGGTAAGTACCAACTGCAAATCACATTGAGCCAACCCGCCGACTACTTCAAGAAGATGCTGGCCAGCACGACCTACTACCCACTGAACAAAAAAGCCGTCGATAAGTACGGTAAACAGTACGGTTCTTCAGCTGCCACCACCGTTTACAACGGGCCGTTCGTTCTAACCAACTGGAACGGGACCAGCGATACCTGGACTTTAAAGAAGAACGCCACGTACGCGGCTGCCAAATCGGTTAAGTTGAAGCAAATCTCTTACAAGGTCATCAAGTCGAGCACCACGTCCTACAACCTCTACCAATCTAAGAAGTTGGACGCCGTCACCCTAGATGGCGAACAAACTACCCAAAATAAAAACAATCCAGACTTAAGGTCTGTCTCACAGGGGCGCATTGGCTTCATTCAATACAACCAAAAGGATAAGGTTGCGGCTAACCGTGATTTACGAACCGCCATTTCACTGGCCATCAACCGCCAACAGTTGACCACTAAGGTCTTGAAGAACGGGTCCCAGCCTGCCAAGACCTTTGCCATCAAGAACATGTTGAAGAATCCTAAGACTGGCAACGACTTTACGGCCGACGCTAAGGTGAAGGATACGGTCGATTACAACCCCACTCTCGCAAAGAAACTGTACCAACAAGCACTGAAGCAATTGGGTAAAAAATCCGCCAGCGTGACGATCACCTGCGGAGACGATGATGCCAGCCAAAACATGGCTGAGTTTATCCAGAGCGCTCTGAGTAGTAAATTGGGCTTAAAGGTCCACGTACAAGCCATGCCATTTACCTCCATGCTTAGCAACGTTTCTAAGGGGAACTTCCAACTTAACCTAACCAGCTGGAGCATGGACTACGCCGATCCAATCCAATCCTTACAGATTCTGGAATCGACTAACAACTCCAACATGGGCCACTACGACAGCAAGGCCTACGACCAAGCATTGAACGCTTCCGAGGGACGTGACGCGCTAAAATCAACTGCTCGTTACGCCGACCTAGTTAAGGCTGCCCAGACTGCTGCCAAGGACCAAGCCGTTACGCCACTCTATGAAGGTCGGACTGGGATTCTGGTCAATCCAAAGATCAAGGGGGTCGTCTACAATAAATTTAACGGCAGCGCAGACTACACGCACGCTTACGTTAGTGATTAA
- a CDS encoding GtrA family protein, which yields MAPLRHHEYPTTESEYEAELTETENEHAAELKKVEDKVQGQISRYLLFGAISVVINITLFYLFYHTMGIEYQLANFIDWIISVQVSFWLDRQFVFKHKSNKPMKEMGTFYMTRVITFLIETLLLWLGISVIGANKTITKVIGHIIALVLNFFVSKKLVFKNQPAPAD from the coding sequence ATGGCCCCATTACGTCATCATGAATATCCGACCACCGAGTCGGAATACGAAGCTGAGTTAACCGAAACGGAAAATGAACACGCCGCCGAGCTCAAAAAGGTCGAAGACAAGGTTCAAGGTCAAATTTCGCGTTACCTCTTGTTCGGTGCCATCTCAGTGGTTATCAACATTACTTTGTTCTACTTGTTCTACCACACGATGGGTATCGAATATCAACTGGCCAACTTCATCGACTGGATCATTAGTGTTCAGGTTTCCTTCTGGTTGGATCGTCAGTTTGTGTTCAAACACAAGTCAAACAAGCCAATGAAAGAAATGGGAACGTTCTACATGACCCGAGTCATTACCTTCTTGATTGAAACGCTACTGTTATGGTTAGGAATTTCCGTAATTGGCGCCAACAAGACCATCACGAAGGTCATCGGCCACATCATCGCGTTAGTTCTGAACTTCTTCGTTTCCAAGAAGTTAGTCTTCAAGAACCAACCTGCCCCTGCCGATTAA
- a CDS encoding cadmium resistance transporter: MSLSFIFTVIGIFFVTDTDDLIVLLLLWLAAKTPQQRRAVIVGQYLGIITLMLAAWIISRGVVHFNVVHWTRWLGLIPLLLGIMGLRNWLRHRDTGGLKSLLTRAVSLPVVWSLTVGNGGDNLSIYIPYFSKLTLPAFGAVSLIFLVMIGGWLLISYYLAKSAPASYFFARFGAWLSPILFIIVGLAILL; encoded by the coding sequence ATGTCACTATCATTTATCTTCACCGTCATCGGCATTTTCTTCGTCACGGATACCGATGACTTAATCGTACTCCTGCTACTTTGGCTAGCCGCCAAGACACCTCAGCAACGTCGCGCTGTGATTGTCGGTCAGTACCTAGGCATTATCACCCTCATGCTGGCAGCGTGGATCATTAGTCGCGGCGTCGTGCACTTTAACGTGGTCCACTGGACTCGCTGGCTGGGATTGATTCCCCTGTTACTGGGCATCATGGGCCTCAGAAATTGGCTACGACACCGTGACACCGGTGGGCTAAAATCCCTGTTGACCCGCGCCGTCAGCCTACCAGTTGTCTGGTCATTGACCGTTGGCAACGGCGGCGACAATCTCAGTATTTACATCCCCTACTTTAGTAAGCTCACCTTGCCAGCATTTGGAGCGGTCAGTCTGATCTTTCTAGTCATGATTGGTGGCTGGCTGCTGATCAGCTACTACCTGGCCAAATCGGCACCAGCTAGCTATTTCTTTGCTCGTTTCGGCGCCTGGCTCTCACCAATTCTATTTATCATTGTTGGCCTGGCAATTCTCCTTTAA
- a CDS encoding LURP-one-related/scramblase family protein — protein sequence MHKLYLNQRVFSLREKFSVLNEREQPVYQVVGSVFQIPKHFDILDRNEHVVASVTKKPLSWLPKFFLEIGGQQVATIQKSLTLLKPRYELTAAGLTVTGDFWDMNFEVFRQGTVVGRVTKRWFSVGDKYEITIIDDEQELLLVGLVIAIDYVKRMAAAASSGASN from the coding sequence ATGCACAAATTGTACCTAAATCAACGGGTCTTTTCGCTACGGGAAAAGTTTTCAGTCCTCAATGAACGCGAACAGCCCGTGTACCAAGTCGTTGGCAGCGTCTTTCAAATTCCCAAACACTTTGACATTCTCGACCGCAACGAACACGTCGTGGCTAGCGTCACCAAGAAACCTCTTAGTTGGCTACCCAAATTCTTCTTGGAAATTGGCGGCCAGCAGGTAGCGACTATTCAAAAAAGTCTGACACTGTTGAAACCGCGTTATGAACTGACAGCAGCTGGTCTTACCGTGACCGGTGACTTTTGGGACATGAATTTTGAAGTGTTCCGGCAGGGCACCGTCGTGGGACGCGTGACCAAGCGGTGGTTCAGTGTTGGCGACAAGTATGAAATCACCATCATAGACGATGAACAGGAACTCCTGCTCGTGGGCCTAGTCATTGCCATCGACTATGTCAAGCGAATGGCTGCCGCCGCCAGTAGTGGTGCCAGTAACTAA